One genomic segment of Podarcis raffonei isolate rPodRaf1 chromosome 7, rPodRaf1.pri, whole genome shotgun sequence includes these proteins:
- the ST3GAL1 gene encoding CMP-N-acetylneuraminate-beta-galactosamide-alpha-2,3-sialyltransferase 1 has protein sequence MLAIRKRGFKMFTLALLFVITITSFLLNYSHNTVMVAWDPKQLVYQFSEQFRRLMKYSRRPCSCRTCISEEGVSLWFDDRFNQTMQPFLTTQNAFMPEDSYKWWLKLQGEKNPKGLNETIQELFELIPGDADQLLERSSSRCRRCAVVGNSGNLKQSQYGQEIDNHDFVFRMNKAPTAGYESDVGSKTTHHFVYPESYKELGENVSMIVIPFKTLDLRWVISALTTGTINHTYIPVPRKIKVNKGKILIYHPFFIKYVYDNWLHHHGRYPSTGFLSVIFALHICDEVDLYGFGADSKGNWHHYWENNPSAGAFRQTGVHDGDFESNVTLTLASVDKVRFFKGR, from the exons ATGCTGGCCATCAGGAAGAGGGGCTTCAAGATGTTTACTCTTGCCTTATTGTTTGTCATCACCATCACGTCGTTCTTGCTGAACTACAGCCACAACACGGTCATGGTCGCCTGGGACCCCAAACAGCTCGTCTACCAGTTTTCGGAGCAGTTTCGGAGACTGATGAAATATTCCCGGAGGCCTTGCAGCTGCCGCACGTGCATTTCTGAAGAGGGGGTCTCGCTCTGGTTCGACGACAGGTTCAACCAAACTATGCAACCCTTCCTGACCACACAGAATGCCTTCATGCCCGAAGACAGCTACAAGTGGTGGCTG AAGCTGCAAGGGGAAAAGAACCCCAAGGGTTTAAATGAGACCATCCAGGAGCTGTTTGAGCTCATCCCTGGAGACGCGGACCAGCTCCTGGAGAGAAGCAGTTCGCGATGCAGGCGGTGTGCCGTGGTGGGGAACTCGGGTAACCTCAAGCAGTCGCAGTACGGCCAGGAGATCGACAACCATGACTTTGTGTTCAG AATGAACAAAGCCCCCACAGCCGGCTATGAGTCTGATGTCGGCAGCAAGACGACCCACCACTTTGTCTACCCTGAGAGCTACAAGGAACTGGGCGAGAACGTCAGCATGATAGTCATCCCGTTCAAGACCCTGGACCTTCGCTGGGTCATCAGCGCTCTCACCACAGGGACCATCAACCA CACATATATTCCAGTGCCACGCAAAATCAAAGTCAACAAAGGCAAG ATCCTGATTTATCACCCCTTCTTCATAAAATACGTTTATGATAACTGGCTGCATCATCATGGGAGATACCCTTCAACAGGCTTCCTGTCAGTTATATTTGCTCTTCACATCTGCGATGAG GTGGACCTTTACGGCTTCGGAGCCGACAGCAAAGGGAACTggcaccactactgggaaaacaaccCATCAGCCGGGGCTTTCCGCCAGACGGGCGTCCACGACGGGGATTTTGAATCCAACGTAACGTTGACTCTTGCCTCGGTCGACAAAGTACGCTTTTTCAAGGGCAGATGA